In Brevibacillus brevis NBRC 100599, a single genomic region encodes these proteins:
- a CDS encoding non-ribosomal peptide synthetase: protein MNGVQIKNIYRLTPMQEGMLYHFILHPESEVHFEQTVITMEESLRLDLLDQSFRDLVERFDILRTVFHYKDSKKPLQIVLKQREAAIQIEDISDLTQNEQEAFVEQFLVRDRSKRFDLEKDLLFRMTVMKLSESKYKMVWSFHHIIMDGWCLGIVAKDFFHIYRSYLQNKKAELAPPYSFSSYVTWLGKQNKQEGLSFWRDSLDGFDQQSPLPVEYISTGKGYQREAIVFRIDRETTARLEQIARSNDVTLSIVFHSLWGLLLQRYNYANDVVFGSVVSGRPSELVGVEEMVGLFVNTIPMRIRSEGKQTFSELLGQVQQFFTATSSYQYMSLADIQSETTLKQNLIQHLMVFENYPLTEEASDEDGKGGLFGITDVQGYEQTSYDFNLCIIPGKELEIHFIYNALAYSDAYLQKVRAHLNQLIQSLVRNPDQPIANMQMVTDEEQALILQQWNDTEMLVDQTRTIDQLFKEQVKKGPHQIAVVDQDGSYTYQELDDKSDALAHVLREKGVKPGSVVGVMVERSTAYSLAILAVLKAGGAFLPISTDHPSERISYMIEDSGASIVLVHDPTVAYAERILPATMLINLDDRSIYTDVTSDVQTLHRSSDLAYVIYTSGSTGKPKGVRLHHVGIANLQQFFINDLGITKNDRVLQFASISFDASVWEFTMGVLTGARLVIVSKEVALDSQAFSEYLLRHEVTVATLPPTFVTYLEPENFPKLQTLITAGSATNWELVHKWSAHCRYINAYGPTETTICATTWTYEGQEELPQQVPIGKPIANTKVYVLDPHGHLQPEGIPGELAIAGISVADGYINREELTNEKFLADPFTSGSRLYKTGDMVKWLADGSLEYLGRMDNQVKIRGFRIELDEVENVIQSQTGVKEAVVLAKKEQGGEANLIAYLVWEQPEWNRDLRQELLSTLPAYMVPTYIHVLERMPVTPNGKIDRKALPEPVMIREAGKQLNPPVTEQEMKLAEIWKEVLDLQEISVDDHFYDLGGHSIKAIQLVARLHKEGIEVKIQTIFQYDTVRALAGYVDTVNRIRTTKAHDKNELETLIYAHFQVRSNYVEVPFGSMHRAVLYVEENARDKHQEILSLLRRSCDPAIQPHTIQYLDFGQKAWEKEKKLSQEAMFDEEESLSWQERLVNDLDQQLLRYSEAIINQQTFIRQPLSPSQRYHVQEKDISGTEIRFERMIDSRTLEKAFLNVLERHHLLRCTLAFEGEEPYWKEYPCPSEIALPVVDVSGDSEERKEAVRHLLQSEYFYKQDDSIGSLSYKVILLKESEKEYSFIFPASHLIFDFISSEVLQNDLNLYYEALENGTELPENGRNTYWDFVRQITKGPVGIEDQQIMDEFDLHGFENSLLSIERQLPSSSALDGYTIVTCELDMDNPQEIENARIPIALLARFCERSYGVQKAPIFLMNFGRSFMGNHFFDVLGECIDHIPLHIDPSWSLDEMETYVKVRLDLAKESNIHFTNLVQNPDVTENYPLSHHSLIQSLQMTPMICNFLGEQNKSQPSEYDHLFIKGKKRILFEASYTSTGKMTIFMALPYREDERKLRAILEEEAKKLIGMPLVIR from the coding sequence TTGAATGGTGTTCAAATTAAAAATATATACCGCTTGACACCAATGCAAGAAGGCATGCTATATCACTTTATCCTTCATCCTGAATCAGAGGTTCACTTCGAACAAACGGTGATTACGATGGAGGAGTCGTTGCGGCTTGATCTCCTTGATCAGAGCTTTCGCGACCTGGTCGAAAGATTCGATATCCTGCGAACAGTCTTTCACTATAAAGATAGTAAAAAGCCGCTGCAAATCGTGTTGAAGCAAAGAGAAGCAGCTATTCAGATCGAGGACATCTCTGACCTGACTCAGAATGAACAAGAAGCATTTGTGGAGCAATTTCTTGTACGGGATCGGAGCAAAAGATTTGATCTGGAGAAAGATCTGTTGTTTCGGATGACCGTTATGAAATTGAGTGAGTCGAAATACAAGATGGTGTGGAGCTTCCACCATATTATTATGGATGGCTGGTGCTTGGGGATTGTCGCAAAAGACTTTTTCCATATCTATCGCTCGTATCTTCAAAATAAGAAGGCTGAGCTGGCGCCACCGTATTCCTTCAGTAGCTATGTCACTTGGCTTGGCAAGCAAAATAAACAAGAAGGACTCTCGTTCTGGCGAGATAGTCTGGATGGATTTGATCAGCAATCTCCTTTACCGGTTGAATATATTTCAACCGGTAAAGGGTACCAACGAGAAGCGATCGTGTTCCGCATTGATCGGGAAACGACTGCCCGTTTGGAGCAAATAGCGAGATCAAATGATGTGACACTGAGCATCGTCTTTCATTCCCTTTGGGGATTGTTGCTGCAACGATACAACTATGCCAATGATGTTGTCTTCGGATCAGTCGTTTCAGGCCGTCCCTCTGAGCTCGTTGGCGTAGAAGAAATGGTTGGGCTGTTTGTCAATACGATCCCCATGCGGATTCGCAGTGAAGGTAAACAGACATTTTCGGAGTTGCTCGGGCAGGTGCAACAATTCTTCACAGCCACAAGCAGCTACCAATACATGTCTCTGGCGGATATTCAGTCCGAAACCACATTAAAACAAAACCTGATTCAGCATCTGATGGTTTTTGAGAACTATCCATTGACGGAGGAGGCATCCGACGAAGATGGAAAAGGCGGTTTATTCGGAATCACGGATGTCCAAGGATATGAGCAAACCAGCTACGACTTCAACTTGTGCATTATTCCCGGGAAGGAATTAGAAATTCACTTTATTTATAACGCACTTGCCTACAGTGATGCCTACCTGCAAAAAGTACGAGCGCATTTGAATCAGCTGATTCAAAGTCTCGTCCGCAATCCTGACCAGCCGATTGCAAACATGCAAATGGTCACGGACGAGGAGCAGGCTCTCATTCTGCAACAATGGAATGACACGGAGATGCTGGTTGATCAAACGCGAACGATTGACCAGCTATTTAAGGAACAGGTCAAAAAGGGACCGCATCAGATTGCCGTGGTCGATCAGGATGGCAGCTACACGTATCAAGAATTAGATGACAAGTCCGATGCGCTGGCTCACGTGCTGCGTGAGAAAGGGGTAAAACCAGGCAGCGTTGTTGGTGTGATGGTGGAGCGCTCTACCGCATACAGCCTCGCCATCTTGGCCGTTTTAAAAGCGGGCGGTGCCTTTCTCCCAATTAGCACCGACCATCCGAGCGAACGGATCAGCTATATGATCGAAGATAGCGGTGCCAGCATTGTTTTGGTCCATGATCCGACGGTAGCGTACGCAGAGCGTATTCTCCCTGCAACAATGTTGATCAATCTTGATGATAGGAGCATATACACCGACGTTACATCTGATGTACAGACCCTTCATCGTTCCAGTGACCTGGCCTACGTCATCTATACCTCCGGGTCAACGGGGAAGCCAAAAGGGGTAAGGCTACATCACGTTGGAATCGCCAACCTCCAGCAGTTTTTCATCAACGATCTCGGCATCACCAAAAATGACAGAGTGCTGCAGTTTGCCAGCATCTCCTTTGATGCCTCTGTCTGGGAGTTTACGATGGGGGTATTGACGGGGGCGAGATTGGTTATTGTTTCAAAAGAGGTCGCACTCGATTCGCAGGCTTTCAGTGAGTATTTACTGCGGCATGAAGTAACGGTCGCGACGCTCCCCCCTACATTCGTGACGTATTTGGAGCCGGAAAATTTCCCGAAATTGCAAACGTTAATCACCGCAGGTTCCGCAACAAACTGGGAGCTCGTGCATAAATGGAGCGCGCATTGCCGATACATCAACGCATACGGTCCAACCGAAACAACCATTTGTGCAACGACTTGGACGTATGAAGGGCAAGAAGAGCTGCCACAGCAAGTTCCAATCGGAAAGCCCATCGCCAACACAAAAGTATACGTGTTAGATCCGCATGGTCATTTGCAGCCTGAGGGAATTCCAGGTGAGTTAGCGATTGCGGGCATTAGCGTCGCTGATGGCTACATCAATCGAGAGGAATTGACGAACGAGAAATTTTTGGCAGATCCGTTTACTTCTGGTTCAAGGCTCTACAAGACGGGAGATATGGTGAAATGGCTTGCGGATGGAAGTCTGGAATATTTGGGGCGAATGGACAACCAGGTCAAGATACGCGGTTTCCGTATCGAGCTTGATGAGGTTGAAAACGTGATCCAATCCCAGACAGGAGTGAAGGAAGCGGTCGTGTTGGCCAAAAAAGAGCAGGGAGGAGAAGCCAACCTGATCGCTTATCTGGTCTGGGAGCAGCCTGAGTGGAACAGAGATTTGCGTCAGGAGCTTTTGTCTACCCTTCCGGCCTATATGGTACCAACGTATATCCACGTCCTTGAGAGAATGCCTGTAACACCGAATGGAAAAATAGATCGGAAAGCATTACCTGAGCCTGTCATGATCAGGGAGGCGGGTAAACAACTGAATCCACCTGTTACAGAGCAAGAGATGAAGCTGGCGGAAATCTGGAAAGAAGTGCTCGACCTCCAGGAAATCAGTGTGGATGACCATTTTTATGATCTGGGCGGGCATTCTATCAAAGCGATCCAACTGGTAGCGCGACTGCATAAGGAAGGCATAGAAGTGAAGATTCAAACGATCTTCCAATACGATACGGTCAGAGCGCTAGCAGGATATGTAGATACCGTAAACCGGATTCGTACCACAAAAGCGCACGATAAAAATGAGCTAGAAACCTTGATCTACGCCCATTTCCAAGTACGAAGCAACTATGTAGAGGTGCCGTTCGGCAGCATGCACCGAGCTGTTCTGTACGTGGAGGAAAATGCGCGGGACAAACACCAAGAAATCCTGTCCTTATTGCGTAGATCTTGTGATCCTGCGATTCAGCCGCACACCATTCAATATCTGGATTTCGGGCAAAAAGCATGGGAAAAAGAGAAGAAGCTTTCCCAAGAGGCTATGTTTGATGAGGAGGAATCGTTGTCCTGGCAGGAGCGCTTGGTCAACGACCTTGATCAGCAGCTCCTTCGTTATTCGGAGGCGATCATCAATCAGCAGACCTTTATCAGACAGCCGCTGTCACCCTCACAGCGCTATCATGTACAGGAAAAGGACATTTCTGGAACAGAGATTCGCTTTGAGCGGATGATCGATTCTAGGACGCTGGAAAAGGCCTTTCTTAACGTCTTAGAGCGGCATCATTTGCTGCGATGCACGCTGGCTTTTGAGGGAGAAGAGCCATATTGGAAGGAATATCCTTGCCCTAGTGAAATTGCGCTCCCTGTTGTTGATGTATCGGGCGATTCGGAAGAAAGAAAAGAAGCGGTGCGCCATCTTTTACAGAGCGAATATTTTTACAAGCAGGATGATTCGATCGGCTCTTTGTCATACAAAGTGATCTTGCTGAAAGAGAGCGAGAAGGAGTACTCGTTCATATTCCCCGCGTCGCATCTCATTTTTGATTTTATTAGCAGTGAGGTTCTGCAAAACGACTTGAACCTGTATTACGAAGCTTTGGAGAATGGCACAGAACTCCCGGAAAATGGTCGGAATACGTATTGGGACTTTGTCCGGCAAATCACGAAGGGTCCAGTCGGAATCGAGGATCAGCAGATTATGGACGAATTTGATCTTCACGGATTTGAAAATAGTCTTTTGTCCATCGAAAGACAGCTTCCATCTTCATCCGCTTTGGACGGATACACGATTGTTACCTGCGAACTGGATATGGATAACCCACAGGAGATAGAAAATGCGCGGATTCCGATTGCTCTTTTAGCCAGATTTTGTGAAAGAAGTTATGGAGTCCAAAAGGCTCCCATCTTTCTAATGAACTTTGGCAGATCTTTTATGGGGAACCATTTCTTCGATGTGCTTGGCGAGTGCATCGATCATATTCCGCTTCATATTGATCCGTCGTGGAGTCTCGATGAGATGGAAACGTATGTGAAAGTTCGGTTGGATCTCGCAAAGGAGAGCAACATTCATTTCACCAATCTCGTGCAAAATCCAGACGTAACGGAGAACTATCCTCTTTCCCATCACTCACTCATCCAATCCTTACAGATGACACCTATGATTTGCAACTTCCTGGGTGAGCAGAACAAGAGTCAACCAAGTGAATACGATCACCTGTTTATAAAAGGGAAAAAGCGAATTCTCTTTGAGGCTTCTTATACATCCACGGGTAAAATGACTATTTTTATGGCTTTGCCATATCGAGAGGATGAACGGAAGCTGCGAGCGATCTTGGAGGAGGAAGCGAAAAAATTGATAGGAATGCCTCTAGTCATACGCTAA